Proteins encoded by one window of Oreochromis niloticus isolate F11D_XX linkage group LG17, O_niloticus_UMD_NMBU, whole genome shotgun sequence:
- the si:ch211-214j24.10 gene encoding uncharacterized protein si:ch211-214j24.10 isoform X2 — protein sequence MHIKTGTWEASNTVCEPDGLCDQAVLVSAANSEPHIRNRRLSPGSGNCGGGGGGGCISGGDQLPRQLSPDGDLIGPSHGFSFRREKERRGPQHKGRSLRRESQKGVGRVSERPQKVNQKERWVEDSLSLLKPPPAFPVQDSPAKLQPAVSYASKVKAGAATGALEEDRPAIGVLLQNQWGLSFISEARPVTEGSGPNSPSSTPLPTDPKHPADLQLDTVLTVKPPEERPIPVSTSLYPIARAEVDESNGKLLLSCRHLVEALNYHSKEWNAICNRQKKDPKRVIWYKDTKEHPA from the exons GTACATGGGAAGCCAGCAACACTGTGTGTGAGCCTGATGGTCTATGTGACCAAGCAGTCCTTGTTTCAGCCGCCAATTCTGAGCCACACATTCGGAACCGCCGCCTGTCTCCTGGCTCGGGAAACTGTGGAGGTGGTGGGGGTGGAGGATGCATCTCTGGAGGTGACCAGCTGCCACGGCAGCTTTCACCCGACGGTGACCTGATCGGTCCCAGCCATGGCTTTAGCTTCCGCAGGGAAAAGGAACGCAGGGGCCCACAGCACAAAGGCCGTAGTCTGCGCAGGGAAAGTCAGAAGGGTGTTGGCCGTGTAAGTGAAAGGCCACAAAAGGTTAACCAAAAGGAAAGATGGGTCGAGGACAGTTTGTCTCTACTTAAGCCCCCACCTGCCTTCCCAGTGCAAGACAGCCCTGCCAAGCTACAGCCTGCTGTTAGCTATGCCTCCAAGGTGAAGGCGGGAGCTGCAACTGGAGCATTAGAGGAAGACCGACCTGCCATTGGCGTGCTGCTACAGAATCAGTGGGGTCTAAGTTTCATTAGTGAGGCAAGACCAGTCACAGAAGGCTCCGGCCCCAACTCCCCTTCCAGTACCCCACTGCCCACAGATCCTAAACATCCAGCAGACCTACAGCTTGACACAGTTCTCACAGTGAAGCCCCCAGAAGAAAGGCCAATTCCAGTGTCTACCTCCCTCTACCCAATTGCACGCGCAGAGGTCGACGAGAGCAATGGAAAGCTGCTGCTCAGTTGTCGCCATCTAGTGGAAGCTCTGAACTATCATAGTAAAG AGTGGAACGCTATCtgcaacagacagaaaaaag aTCCAAAAAGGGTGATCTGGTACAAGGACACCAAGGAGCACCCAGCCTAG
- the si:ch211-214j24.10 gene encoding uncharacterized protein si:ch211-214j24.10 isoform X1 translates to MMSQQVGQRDTDHWGRSDTGTSTWEASNTVCEPDGLCDQAVLVSAANSEPHIRNRRLSPGSGNCGGGGGGGCISGGDQLPRQLSPDGDLIGPSHGFSFRREKERRGPQHKGRSLRRESQKGVGRVSERPQKVNQKERWVEDSLSLLKPPPAFPVQDSPAKLQPAVSYASKVKAGAATGALEEDRPAIGVLLQNQWGLSFISEARPVTEGSGPNSPSSTPLPTDPKHPADLQLDTVLTVKPPEERPIPVSTSLYPIARAEVDESNGKLLLSCRHLVEALNYHSKEWNAICNRQKKDPKRVIWYKDTKEHPA, encoded by the exons ATGATGAGCCAGCAAGTGGGACAGCGTGACACAGATCATTGGGGAAGATCAGACACAGGGACAA GTACATGGGAAGCCAGCAACACTGTGTGTGAGCCTGATGGTCTATGTGACCAAGCAGTCCTTGTTTCAGCCGCCAATTCTGAGCCACACATTCGGAACCGCCGCCTGTCTCCTGGCTCGGGAAACTGTGGAGGTGGTGGGGGTGGAGGATGCATCTCTGGAGGTGACCAGCTGCCACGGCAGCTTTCACCCGACGGTGACCTGATCGGTCCCAGCCATGGCTTTAGCTTCCGCAGGGAAAAGGAACGCAGGGGCCCACAGCACAAAGGCCGTAGTCTGCGCAGGGAAAGTCAGAAGGGTGTTGGCCGTGTAAGTGAAAGGCCACAAAAGGTTAACCAAAAGGAAAGATGGGTCGAGGACAGTTTGTCTCTACTTAAGCCCCCACCTGCCTTCCCAGTGCAAGACAGCCCTGCCAAGCTACAGCCTGCTGTTAGCTATGCCTCCAAGGTGAAGGCGGGAGCTGCAACTGGAGCATTAGAGGAAGACCGACCTGCCATTGGCGTGCTGCTACAGAATCAGTGGGGTCTAAGTTTCATTAGTGAGGCAAGACCAGTCACAGAAGGCTCCGGCCCCAACTCCCCTTCCAGTACCCCACTGCCCACAGATCCTAAACATCCAGCAGACCTACAGCTTGACACAGTTCTCACAGTGAAGCCCCCAGAAGAAAGGCCAATTCCAGTGTCTACCTCCCTCTACCCAATTGCACGCGCAGAGGTCGACGAGAGCAATGGAAAGCTGCTGCTCAGTTGTCGCCATCTAGTGGAAGCTCTGAACTATCATAGTAAAG AGTGGAACGCTATCtgcaacagacagaaaaaag aTCCAAAAAGGGTGATCTGGTACAAGGACACCAAGGAGCACCCAGCCTAG